In one Dunckerocampus dactyliophorus isolate RoL2022-P2 chromosome 9, RoL_Ddac_1.1, whole genome shotgun sequence genomic region, the following are encoded:
- the tbx15 gene encoding T-box transcription factor TBX15 translates to MSERRRSAAALSSRAHAFSVEALIGSGKKRKLRAWDDKDIHLAMDGLAGDADDPAHCLDMDPDSEASPGSDGEDLAERTSCSFGSPAELPAGPCEPPAAASMEEIHVELQCADLWKRFHDIGTEMIITKAGRRMFPAMRVKIAGLDPHQQYYIAMDIVPVDNKRYRYVYHSSKWMVAGNADSPVPPRVYIHPDSLASGDTWMRQVVSFDKLKLTNNELDDQGHIILHSMHKYQPRVHVIRKDFSSELSPNKPVPGGEGVKTFSFPETVFTTVTAYQNQQITRLKIDRNPFAKGFRDSGRNRTGLEAIMETYAFWRPPVRTLTFEDFTNMQKQQGGSTGTSPTTSSTGTPSPSGAAHLLSPSCSPPAFHLAPNTFNVGCRESQLCNLGLTEYPACARSNMAALQGYGGLADGSYGRLQAAGGGVASAQPAESFLPQRTSSLIAAGMQGGMTGSGAGSTGTTGGKMDAYGGQLGSFPASQLQYVMQAGGSSGAASSSAPSGSSPSSAHMFSGGHHHVQQGSYNAFSLHNPYNLYGYNFPASPRLATSPEKPQGGLLCSSTPAGAFAERQYLSNSNMDAVHMIGNGGGGQQGGSACDSRQYGSASQMSMHMV, encoded by the exons ATGAGTGAGAGGAGGCGATCTGCCGCCGCGCTGAGCTCAAGAGCCCACGCCTTCTCCGTGGAAGCCCTCATCGGCTCCGGCAAGAAGAGGAAGCTGCGCGCCTGGGACGACAAGGACATCCACTTGGCCATGGACGGACTCGCGGGGGACGCCGACGACCCGGCCCACTGTCTGGACATGGACCCGG ACTCCGAGGCGAGTCCCGGCTCTGACGGAGAGGATCTGGCCGAGAGGACGTCGTGTTCCTTCGGCTCCCCCGCCGAGCTTCCGGCGGGGCCGTGCGAGCCTCCGGCAGCCGCCTCCATGGAGGAGATCCACGTGGAGCTGCAGTGCGCCGACCTGTGGAAACGCTTCCACGACATCGGCACCGAGATGATCATCACCAAGGCCGGCag GAGGATGTTTCCTGCCATGCGGGTCAAGATCGCCGGCCTGGATCCCCACCAGCAGTATTACATCGCCATGGACATCGTCCCCGTGGACAACAAGCGATACAG GTACGTGTACCACAGCTCCAAGTGGATGGTGGCGGGGAACGCCGACTCGCCTGTGCCGCCTCGCGTCTACATCCACCCGGACTCTCTGGCGTCGGGGGACACGTGGATGAGGCAGGTGGTCAGCTTTGACAAGCTCAAGCTCACCAACAACGAGCTGGACGACCAAGGACAC ATCATCCTGCACTCGATGCACAAGTACCAGCCCCGCGTCCACGTCATCAGGAAGGACTTCAGCAGCGAGCTGTCGCCCAACAAGCCGGTGCCCGGCGGCGAGGGGGTCAAGACCTTCAGCTTCCCCGAGACCGTCTTCACCACCGTCACCGCCTACCAGAACCAGCAG ATCACCAGACTGAAGATCGACCGGAACCCATTCGCCAAAGGTTTTCGGGACTCTGGCAGAAACAG GACGGGTCTGGAGGCCATCATGGAGACGTACGCCTTCTGGAGACCTCCCGTCAGGACGCTCACCTTCGAGGACTTCACCAACATGCAGAAGCAGCAGG GTGGAAGCACGGGGacgtccccgaccacctccagCACAGGGACGCCCTCCCCCTCCGGAGCGGCCCACCTGCTCTCCCCGTCCTGCTCCCCTCCCGCCTTCCATCTGGCGCCCAACACCTTCAACGTGGGCTGCCGGGAGAGCCAGCTGTGCAACCTGGGTCTGACCGAGTACCCGGCGTGCGCCCGCAGCAACATGGCGGCgctgcagggatacggcggccTGGCCGACGGCTCCTATGGGCGCCTGCAGGCGGCCGGGGGCGGCGTGGCCTCCGCCCAGCCCGCCGAGTCCTTCCTGCCGCAGAGGACTTCCTCCTTGATTGCCGCCGGCATGCAGGGCGGCATGACCGGCAGCGGGGCCGGAAGCACCGGGACCACCGGGGGCAAGATGGACGCTTATGGTGGTCAGCTTGGCTCCTTCCCGGCCTCCCAGCTTCAGTATGTGATGCAGGCGGGGGGCAGCTCCGGTGCCGCCTCATCGTCCGCCCCGTCGGGCTCCTCGCCCTCCTCGGCACACATGTTCAGCGGGGGCCACCACCACGTGCAGCAGGGCTCCTACAACGCCTTCTCCCTGCACAACCCCTACAACCTCTACGGATACAACTTCCCCGCCTCCCCCCGCCTGGCCACTAGCCCTGAGAAGCCCCAGGGCGGGCTGCTCTGCTCCTCCACCCCCGCCGGCGCCTTCGCAGAACGCCAGTACCTGTCTAACAGCAACATGGACGCCGTGCACATGATTGGCAACGGCGGCGGCGGTCAGCAGGGGGGCAGCGCCTGTGACAGCCGCCAGTATGGCTCCGCCTCCCAGATGTCCATGCACATGGTGTAA
- the wars2 gene encoding tryptophan--tRNA ligase, mitochondrial, with protein sequence MALPGRAKLTHHLRLARRFLRHNQRFLCDGVSSENKESPGQARVFSGIQPTGVPHLGNYLGALENWVSLQDQYPSVLYSIVDLHSITQPQDPERLRTNIMDMVASLLACGIDPEKAILFQQSQVPEHAELAWILGCLTSMPRLRHLPQWKMKSRQKNEGSVGLYTYPVLQAADILLYRSTHVPVGEDQTQHLELAQDLARIFNNRYGKLFPEPCALLSATQKVKSLRDPSAKMSKSDPQALATIAITDSPDDIALKIRRAVTDFTSEVTYDPKARPGVSNLVTIHAAAAGIGVEEAVARARGSDTRAYKATVSEAVIWRLAPIREEVLRLRAERPHLEAVLAAGRRRARQLAAPTLQEIRRRLGFS encoded by the exons GAGTCTCCAGGCCAAGCCCGAGTTTTCTCTGGGATCCAGCCCACCGGGGTGCCCCATTTGGGCAACTACCTCGGTGCCCTGGAGAACTGGGTGTCCCTTCAGGACCAGTACCCATCTGTGCTCTACAGCATCGTGGACCTCCACTCCATCACTCAGCCTCAGGACCCGGAACGGCTCAGGACCAACATCATGGACATGGTGGCCAGCCTGCTGGCCTGCGGCATCGACCCAGAGAAGGCCATCCTTTTCCAGCAGTCTCAG GTGCCCGAGCACGCCGAACTTGCCTGGATCCTCGGATGCCTGACCAGCATGCCCCGCCTCAGACACCTGCCCCAGTGGAAG ATGAAGAGCAGGCAGAAGAACGAAGGCAGTGTTGGCCTCTACACATATCCCGTCCTGCAGGCAGCAGATATTCTTCTCTACAG GTCCACGCACGTCCCCGTTGGTGAGGACCAGACCCAACATCTGGAGCTGGCCCAGGACCTGGCTCGCATCTTCAACAACCGCTACGGGAAACTCTTCCCCGAGCCCTGCGCCTTACTCA GCGCCACACAAAAGGTCAAATCCCTCCGCGACCCCTCGGCCAAAATGTCCAAATCCGACCCCCAAGCCTTGGCCACCATCGCCATCACTGACTCCCCCGACGACATCGCTCTGAAGATCCGCCGCGCCGTCACAGACTTCACCTCCGAAGTCACCTACGACCCCAAGGCTCGGCCCGGCGTGTCCAACCTGGTGACCATCCACGCCGCCGCCGCCGGCATCGGTGTGGAGGAGGCGGTGGCGCGGGCCCGGGGTTCGGACACGAGAGCGTACAAGGCCACAGTGTCCGAGGCAGTCATCTGGCGGCTGGCGCCCATACGGGAGGAGGTACTGAGGCTTAGGGCGGAGCGTCCTCACCTGGAGGCCGTGCTGGCGGCCGGGCGCCGCCGGGCTCGTCAGCTGGCTGCGCCCACTCTCCAGGAGATCCGACGGAGGCTCGGCTTCTCTTGA